AGGGGGTCGCCGACGGGGAGTTCGAGGCGCACTACCAGCCGATCGTCGACACCGTCACGCTCGAGGTCGTCGGGCTGGAGTCGCTCGCGCGCTGGACCCGCGGCGGCCAGGTGCTCATGCCGTCCGACTGGCTGCCGCTCGCCGAGGAGTCCGGCCTCATCGTCCCCATCGGCCAGGCGCTGCTCGCGAGCTCGCGCGCCGGCCACGAGAAGTTCCGGCTGCCCGTCGCGGTCAACGTGGCCGCGCGCCAGCTCGCCGAGCCGGACTTCCTCACGCACGTCGAGCGCTCGTGGGGCGACGGCGCCTGGACGCACCTGACGATCGAGGTCACGGAGAGCGCGCTGCTCGACGACAGCGCCGCGGCGGCCGGGACGCTCGCGGAGCTCCGCCGGCGCGGCGTAAAGATCGCGATCGACGACTTCGGCACCGGCTACAGCTCGCTGTCGCGCCTCGCGACGCTGCCCGTCGACGTGCTCAAGATCGACCAGGCGTTCGTGCGCGAGATCCGCACACGCCGCGGCAAGGCCGTGCTGCGCGCCATCCTCGCCCTCGCCGAGGCGCACGGGCTCGACGTCGTGGCGGAGGGTGTCGAGCGCGCGTCGGAGCTCACGGCCCTCGCGGACCTCGGGGTGCCGCGCGTGCAGGGGAACCTGCTCGGGCGCGCCTCCCCCACGCTCCCCGTGCGTGGTCCCCGGCCGCGGCCGCGCGGGCGCCGGCCGGTGCGGGTGCTCTGAGGGGCGTCAGCCCTCGCACCCCCCCCGGCTCGTGGCGCCCGCGGCGGCCTGCCGTCCGCGGTCGCCCACGCAGGACGGGGCGCACGGCGTCGAGCACCCGGGCGCTCCCCTGCGGCTTTTCGTCTTCTGTGCGCACCGCAGGGCGCGTGTTTCCGTTATTGTGTGTCGTTCCTGCGCCACAGCGCAGAACGGCCCCGGCGACCAGCACCCGAGGTCGGGTGAGGTCGCCGGGGCCGTTCGGGTCGCGCGACGGAGCGAGCAGTCAGGCGAGCAGCGTCGGCTTGAGGTCCACGATCCGGCCGAGGAGGCCGTTGATGAACGTCGGCGAGTCGTCGGTCGACAGGCTGCGGGCCAGCTCGACGGCCTCGTCGACGGCGACCGCGTCGGGCACGTCGTCGTTGTAGAGGATCTCCCACGAGCCGAGGCGCAGCAGCGCCCGGTCGACCGCCGGCATGCGCTCGATCGTCCAGCCGTGCGCGTGCGTCGAGATGAGCTCGTCGATGCGGACGCGCTGCGCCGTGACGCCCTCCACGAGCTCGACCGAGTACTGCGGCAGGGCCGCCTCGGTGCCCGGCTCCACGATCCGGTCCCCGAGCAGCGTCACGGGGTCGATCCCCCGCTGCTCGGCCTCGAAGAGCACGTCGAGCGCGCGCTTGCGCGCCTTGGTCCGGGCACCCACGTCAGTCGTTCACGCGGCCCAGGTAGCTGCCGTCCCGGGTGTCGACCTTGACGCGCGTGTTCGCCTCGAGGAACAGCGGGACCTGGATCTCGTAGCCGGTCTCGAGCGTCGCGGGCTTCGTGCCGCCCGTCGAGCGGTCGCCCTGCAGGCCCGGCTCGGTGTAGGTGATCTCGAGCACGACCGACGGGGGCAGCTCGACGTAGAGCGGCACGCCCTCGTTCGTCGCGACGAGCGCGCTCTGGTTCTCGAGCAGGAAGTTCGCGGCGTCGCCGACCGTCGCCTCGGCGACCGG
The Cellulomonas sp. NS3 DNA segment above includes these coding regions:
- the efp gene encoding elongation factor P encodes the protein MATTNDLKNGTVLKIDGQLWTVVEFQHVKPGKGGAFVRTKLKNVLSGKVVDKTFNAGLKVETANVDKRDMQYLYKDGTDFIFMDTATYDQLPVAEATVGDAANFLLENQSALVATNEGVPLYVELPPSVVLEITYTEPGLQGDRSTGGTKPATLETGYEIQVPLFLEANTRVKVDTRDGSYLGRVND
- the nusB gene encoding transcription antitermination factor NusB — its product is MGARTKARKRALDVLFEAEQRGIDPVTLLGDRIVEPGTEAALPQYSVELVEGVTAQRVRIDELISTHAHGWTIERMPAVDRALLRLGSWEILYNDDVPDAVAVDEAVELARSLSTDDSPTFINGLLGRIVDLKPTLLA